From the genome of Candidatus Electrothrix communis, one region includes:
- the truB gene encoding tRNA pseudouridine(55) synthase TruB — translation MTGKTSAVAQNGQEPVTGVLLVDKPVGQSSFAVVKKVRWLLGIKKVGHAGTLDPFASGLLVICVGRPATREIDAFMVGRKTYQAVLQLGKETETQDPEGEVTSVRPVPLLSVEEITGVTKEFVGPQMQAPPPYSAAKHKGKPLYHYARQGIMIKKEAKPIEIFSLQVDGYDPASEQLTITVTCGKGTYIRVLAADIGEKLGCGAYLTALRRTQSGGFSVDEAIDGEGLFRSDCSEDSGYDVGSDLLMSKMRTVEQALGKHAKHSIQDNA, via the coding sequence ATGACAGGAAAAACATCTGCTGTTGCCCAAAATGGGCAGGAGCCTGTCACTGGAGTCCTCCTGGTTGACAAGCCTGTTGGGCAGAGTTCTTTTGCTGTGGTCAAGAAGGTACGCTGGCTGCTGGGAATAAAAAAGGTCGGGCATGCAGGGACCTTGGATCCCTTTGCCAGCGGTTTGCTGGTTATCTGTGTAGGCCGACCTGCGACCCGAGAAATTGATGCCTTTATGGTCGGGCGGAAGACTTATCAGGCAGTGTTGCAGCTGGGCAAGGAAACTGAGACACAGGATCCTGAAGGCGAGGTCACGTCAGTCAGGCCGGTGCCCTTATTGTCTGTCGAGGAAATTACGGGTGTAACCAAAGAGTTTGTCGGGCCGCAAATGCAGGCACCTCCACCGTACTCGGCTGCAAAGCATAAGGGCAAGCCCTTGTATCATTATGCCCGTCAAGGGATTATGATCAAGAAGGAAGCCAAACCGATTGAGATTTTTTCCTTACAGGTTGATGGCTACGATCCTGCAAGCGAACAGTTAACGATAACCGTTACGTGTGGTAAGGGAACCTATATCAGGGTGCTTGCTGCTGATATAGGTGAAAAGCTTGGTTGCGGTGCCTATCTCACCGCCCTGCGCCGTACCCAGAGCGGCGGCTTTTCTGTTGATGAAGCCATTGACGGAGAGGGTTTGTTCCGTAGTGATTGCAGTGAGGATTCGGGTTATGATGTTGGATCCGATCTACTGATGAGCAAGATGCGCACGGTTGAGCAGGCTTTAGGAAAACACGCAAAGCACTCCATCCAGGATAACGCATAA
- the rpsO gene encoding 30S ribosomal protein S15 — protein sequence MAQSTAKKEEIIKKFATKEGDTGSPEVQVALISDRITYLTDHFKSHAKDHHSRRGLLKLVGQRRSLLQYLKKKDVNRYRSLIQELGIRK from the coding sequence ATGGCACAGAGTACAGCAAAAAAAGAAGAAATTATCAAGAAGTTCGCAACCAAGGAGGGTGATACCGGTTCTCCTGAGGTACAGGTTGCTTTGATTTCAGATCGAATCACCTACCTGACCGATCATTTCAAGAGCCATGCCAAGGATCATCATTCCCGTCGTGGTCTGCTGAAGTTGGTTGGTCAGCGTCGCAGCCTGCTGCAATACCTGAAGAAGAAAGATGTCAATCGGTATCGTTCCCTGATTCAGGAGCTGGGTATCAGGAAGTAA
- the pnp gene encoding polyribonucleotide nucleotidyltransferase: protein MYTKKEVEIGGRCMSFETGKIAKQTSGSVVVNCGDTMVLVTVVADKGTKDAGFLPLTIEYQERMYAAGRIPGNYFRREIGRPSEKEILTCRLIDRPLRPLFPKGYMSETQVIATVFSADQEIDPDILAMNGASTALSISDVPWAGPMAAARVGYVNGEYILNPTASQLEKSSMNLIVAGTETAVVMVEGRTGELSEEVILEAIFFAHQEIQPLITMQKALQEEIGKKKREVIAPHVNEPLKARVEEVAASGMDELVTIAGKIERGARYDSLKTEVLAAIDEELYENDGEVFNLLGAYKKNIMRDRIVNKGLRLDGRSFDQVRPIECEVGVLPKAHGSALFTRGETQAMVVGTLGSERDELHVESLKGDTYRRFMMHYNFPPFCVGEARFMRGPSRRDIGHGTLARRGIETVLPDAADFPYTMRVVSEILESNGSSSMATVCGASLALMDAGVPIKAPVSGVAMGLIKEGDKVVVLTDILGDEDHLGDMDFKVVGTAEGISSLQMDIKIDGVDREIMSSALAQAKEGRLHILGKMEEALGIPRKNVAEHAPKYVTIKINQDKIRDIIGPGGKVIREMTAEFDSKIDVDDDGTIKIFSKSTESAEALVAHIEGMTAMPEIGKIYNGLVKTIKDFGAFVEILPGTDGMVHISELAAERVNKVTDVLQEGERVNVKVVDIDGRGRIRLSRKAALAEEAEA, encoded by the coding sequence ATGTATACAAAGAAGGAAGTCGAGATCGGCGGACGCTGTATGTCCTTTGAGACCGGTAAGATAGCAAAGCAGACCAGCGGTTCCGTTGTGGTAAACTGCGGCGATACCATGGTTCTTGTCACCGTGGTTGCAGATAAAGGGACAAAAGATGCTGGCTTTCTGCCCTTGACCATTGAATACCAGGAGCGAATGTATGCTGCCGGACGTATTCCGGGCAATTATTTTCGTCGAGAAATCGGTCGCCCTTCGGAAAAGGAAATATTAACCTGCCGACTTATTGATCGTCCTTTGCGTCCGCTTTTCCCCAAAGGGTATATGTCCGAGACCCAGGTGATTGCGACAGTCTTTTCAGCTGACCAGGAGATTGACCCGGATATTTTGGCCATGAACGGTGCTTCTACGGCACTTTCCATTTCCGATGTACCCTGGGCAGGTCCTATGGCTGCGGCCAGAGTCGGTTATGTTAATGGTGAGTATATCCTGAATCCTACAGCAAGCCAGCTGGAAAAATCCTCCATGAACTTGATAGTTGCCGGAACCGAGACCGCTGTGGTCATGGTGGAAGGTCGGACTGGTGAGTTGAGTGAAGAGGTTATTCTTGAGGCGATCTTTTTTGCCCATCAGGAGATTCAGCCACTGATCACCATGCAGAAGGCTTTGCAAGAAGAGATCGGTAAGAAAAAACGGGAAGTTATTGCTCCTCATGTCAACGAGCCCCTGAAGGCAAGGGTTGAGGAAGTTGCAGCCTCTGGAATGGATGAGCTTGTTACCATTGCCGGTAAGATTGAACGCGGTGCTCGATATGACAGCCTGAAAACCGAGGTCCTTGCTGCAATTGATGAGGAACTGTACGAGAACGACGGCGAAGTTTTCAATCTCCTGGGTGCATATAAGAAAAATATCATGCGCGACCGAATTGTCAATAAAGGGCTGCGCTTAGATGGCCGTAGCTTTGATCAGGTCCGCCCCATCGAGTGTGAAGTTGGTGTTCTGCCCAAGGCCCATGGTTCAGCGCTGTTCACCCGAGGTGAGACCCAGGCTATGGTTGTCGGCACCTTGGGGTCTGAGCGCGATGAACTGCATGTGGAGAGCCTGAAAGGCGATACTTACCGTCGCTTCATGATGCATTATAATTTTCCTCCTTTCTGCGTAGGCGAGGCTCGTTTCATGCGCGGCCCTAGTCGTCGTGATATCGGGCATGGTACCCTTGCTCGACGCGGTATTGAAACGGTGTTGCCTGATGCGGCTGATTTTCCGTACACCATGCGTGTGGTTTCTGAGATCCTGGAATCTAACGGTTCCTCTTCTATGGCCACGGTCTGCGGTGCAAGTCTTGCTCTGATGGATGCTGGTGTGCCTATCAAGGCCCCGGTCTCCGGTGTTGCTATGGGCTTGATCAAGGAAGGCGACAAGGTGGTTGTGCTCACTGATATCCTTGGTGATGAGGATCATCTCGGTGACATGGACTTCAAGGTTGTGGGCACGGCTGAGGGTATTTCTTCGCTCCAGATGGATATCAAGATTGACGGCGTTGATCGCGAGATTATGTCCAGTGCCTTGGCCCAGGCCAAAGAGGGACGTCTCCATATTCTGGGCAAGATGGAAGAGGCACTTGGCATTCCGCGAAAGAATGTTGCTGAGCATGCGCCCAAGTACGTCACCATAAAGATCAATCAGGATAAGATTCGTGATATCATCGGACCGGGCGGTAAAGTGATCCGGGAGATGACAGCGGAGTTTGATTCCAAGATTGATGTGGATGATGACGGGACGATCAAGATCTTTTCCAAGAGTACGGAGTCGGCCGAGGCTCTGGTGGCCCATATCGAAGGCATGACTGCTATGCCCGAGATCGGAAAGATCTATAACGGTCTTGTGAAGACCATTAAGGATTTCGGTGCCTTTGTGGAAATTCTGCCCGGTACGGACGGAATGGTCCATATCTCCGAGCTGGCTGCGGAACGAGTCAATAAGGTGACTGATGTCTTGCAGGAAGGCGAACGGGTCAATGTCAAGGTTGTTGATATTGACGGACGTGGTCGCATTCGCTTGAGTCGCAAGGCTGCTCTGGCGGAAGAAGCAGAGGCGTAA
- a CDS encoding response regulator: MYDILVVDDDLFALALLEEQLKNYGDFFTPVYASNGKEAVEILSQVEISLLVTDLIMPGEINGWHLIEYIENFHPSIPIVVITGCKDEEKVAELEGRVREILLKPIRVKQLVKIVTNILNEDIASGNLKGVSVGSFLQLLEMDEKTCLLEVGTSPKNKGLLYIHQGKLYDAEYGGLQEYEAACRLIAMDNVSFKIKALPKLEIRRRIKGELMSIIMDAMKMKDEVKEGKSLGFPPQTDHGENHRRAFEGDWRQAIKDEEEEEHEPAGNPAEEPTIEPVVTAPAAHTYAQPPAAAEKNNTPLACCSTEGCTTSLESILKRLRGIKGYKGAGIMDFSGETIATDCLDSNFNIARIGAVFNDVFRSAHEKAECSGLNACNELTLKTEDAIIIICGSGAESTVPFHLIAVLDKDGNQALTKMQLAKIIPLAAQELN; the protein is encoded by the coding sequence ATGTACGATATACTGGTCGTTGATGATGATCTGTTTGCACTGGCTTTGCTCGAAGAGCAACTGAAGAATTACGGCGATTTTTTCACCCCTGTCTATGCCAGTAACGGCAAAGAGGCTGTTGAAATATTGAGCCAGGTAGAAATCTCCCTGCTCGTGACGGACCTCATTATGCCGGGCGAGATAAACGGATGGCACCTCATTGAATATATAGAGAATTTCCATCCGAGCATTCCCATTGTTGTTATTACAGGATGTAAAGACGAAGAAAAAGTTGCCGAGCTGGAAGGCAGAGTCCGAGAAATTTTACTGAAGCCGATCCGAGTCAAACAATTGGTTAAAATCGTTACCAACATTCTCAACGAAGATATTGCCAGTGGAAATCTCAAAGGCGTTTCGGTGGGATCATTTTTACAGCTGTTGGAAATGGACGAAAAGACCTGCCTGCTTGAAGTCGGAACATCACCGAAAAATAAAGGTCTGCTGTACATTCATCAGGGCAAGCTCTATGATGCTGAATACGGGGGCCTACAAGAATACGAGGCGGCTTGTCGCCTGATCGCTATGGACAATGTGAGCTTTAAGATCAAAGCATTACCCAAGCTAGAAATTCGGCGAAGAATAAAAGGGGAACTGATGTCCATAATTATGGATGCCATGAAGATGAAAGATGAGGTCAAGGAAGGAAAAAGTCTGGGATTCCCTCCCCAGACCGATCATGGAGAAAATCATCGCAGAGCATTTGAAGGAGACTGGCGTCAGGCAATCAAGGATGAAGAAGAGGAAGAGCACGAACCGGCTGGTAATCCGGCAGAAGAACCGACCATTGAACCAGTAGTAACAGCTCCAGCTGCTCATACTTATGCTCAACCACCGGCTGCTGCTGAGAAAAACAATACCCCGCTGGCCTGCTGTTCAACAGAAGGCTGCACCACCAGTCTTGAATCAATCCTGAAGAGACTTCGAGGGATAAAAGGTTATAAGGGGGCAGGGATAATGGATTTCAGCGGAGAGACAATTGCTACTGACTGCCTTGATTCAAACTTTAATATTGCTCGGATTGGCGCAGTATTTAACGATGTCTTTCGCTCTGCTCATGAGAAGGCCGAATGCTCAGGGCTGAATGCCTGCAACGAACTCACGCTAAAAACGGAGGATGCAATTATCATTATCTGCGGCTCTGGAGCTGAATCTACTGTTCCTTTTCATCTCATTGCCGTTCTGGATAAAGACGGTAATCAGGCCCTGACCAAAATGCAACTCGCAAAAATCATTCCGCTTGCCGCTCAGGAACTGAACTGA
- a CDS encoding phosphoglycerate dehydrogenase — translation MTTCPIAIMNAVASEGLEIFGDKYQLDADSKEALGLVLRSSPVDLNEFPNLVAIARAGAGVNNIPVDEASERGICVFNTPGANANAVVELLFTMLGISLRNVQHGMAFCEGLQGDDEGKLNAEVEAQKKGFKGMEMSGKTLGVIGLGQIGVRVANMGIHHNMRVIGYDPYPVMDNIHDLLPDVELAKARRDLLAQADFVSVHVPLNKNTKGLVNQEFIDFMKEDALLFNYARGPVVDEDAVLEALESGRIAGHISDFPSPKLINHEKILLTPHLGASTTESEENCACMAVKELKGYLEYGNITHSVNFPNVESIPTVWVHTRLIVINKDAPGMIGLMSNILGQHGINIMSYTNKSNGTMGYNIIDTATAVSPEVCKEIEAVEGVVRTRVIPLKNGSDAD, via the coding sequence ATGACCACCTGCCCGATTGCGATAATGAATGCTGTTGCCTCAGAAGGATTGGAGATTTTTGGTGATAAGTATCAGCTAGATGCTGATTCGAAAGAGGCCTTAGGGCTTGTTCTGCGCAGTTCTCCGGTTGATCTGAATGAATTTCCGAACCTGGTGGCCATTGCCAGGGCCGGGGCCGGGGTGAATAATATCCCGGTGGATGAGGCTTCAGAGCGCGGAATTTGCGTGTTCAACACGCCCGGTGCCAATGCCAACGCCGTGGTTGAGTTGCTTTTCACCATGTTGGGGATTTCTCTACGCAATGTGCAGCACGGAATGGCCTTTTGTGAGGGATTACAAGGGGATGATGAAGGAAAACTTAATGCTGAGGTAGAGGCCCAGAAAAAAGGCTTTAAGGGGATGGAGATGTCCGGCAAGACCTTAGGAGTGATCGGGCTTGGCCAGATCGGGGTGCGGGTAGCCAATATGGGCATTCACCACAATATGCGGGTGATCGGCTATGATCCCTATCCGGTTATGGATAATATTCATGACTTGCTGCCGGATGTGGAACTGGCCAAGGCGCGTCGGGATTTGTTGGCTCAGGCTGATTTTGTTTCCGTGCATGTACCTTTGAATAAAAACACCAAGGGGCTGGTGAATCAGGAGTTTATCGACTTTATGAAAGAGGATGCCCTGCTCTTTAATTATGCTCGCGGCCCGGTGGTTGATGAGGACGCAGTTCTTGAGGCCCTTGAGAGCGGCAGGATTGCTGGTCATATTTCGGATTTTCCTTCACCCAAGCTGATCAATCATGAAAAAATTCTCCTGACGCCCCATCTTGGTGCCTCCACTACGGAGTCGGAAGAAAACTGTGCTTGCATGGCCGTGAAAGAGCTCAAGGGCTATCTGGAGTACGGCAATATCACGCATAGTGTGAATTTTCCCAATGTGGAGAGTATCCCCACGGTCTGGGTCCATACCCGCCTGATTGTGATTAATAAGGATGCGCCTGGAATGATTGGTCTTATGAGTAATATCCTTGGTCAGCACGGTATCAATATTATGAGCTACACCAATAAGAGTAACGGCACTATGGGGTATAATATTATTGATACGGCCACGGCTGTTTCGCCGGAGGTCTGCAAGGAGATTGAGGCGGTTGAGGGTGTGGTCAGGACTCGGGTTATTCCGTTGAAGAACGGTTCGGACGCGGACTGA
- a CDS encoding ion transporter, with the protein MKRQQDSCREKRPSHAHWRGRLHEVIFEADTPVGKGFDVVLIGCILVSVVTVMLDSIDLFRAQHGILLYRIEWFFTLIFTGEYILRLLCVGRPLKYAISFYGVIDLLAIIPTYVSLFLPGTQYLLVIRILRILRIFRVLKLATYLGEANHLVKALQASRRKISVFLFTVFTLVVIFGSLMYVIEGGENGFTSIPRSIYWAIVTMTTVGYGDISPQTIVGQAFSSIVMILGYGIIAVPTGIVTVEMSQAFSRKVSTQTCLQCSAEGHDTDAKYCKFCGAEL; encoded by the coding sequence ATGAAACGTCAGCAAGATAGTTGTCGTGAGAAAAGACCTTCCCATGCCCATTGGCGAGGCAGATTGCATGAAGTAATCTTCGAAGCCGATACCCCGGTCGGGAAAGGATTTGACGTCGTACTGATCGGCTGCATCCTGGTCAGCGTCGTGACGGTTATGCTGGACAGTATTGACCTGTTTCGTGCCCAGCATGGCATCCTGCTCTACAGGATAGAATGGTTTTTTACCCTTATTTTTACTGGAGAATATATTTTACGATTGCTTTGTGTTGGCAGGCCGCTCAAATATGCGATCAGCTTCTACGGGGTGATTGATCTGCTCGCAATCATCCCGACGTACGTCAGCCTGTTTTTGCCCGGAACGCAGTATTTGCTTGTTATCAGGATTCTACGGATACTCCGTATCTTTCGTGTTCTGAAGCTGGCAACCTACCTCGGTGAGGCAAACCACCTTGTCAAGGCACTTCAGGCGAGCAGACGCAAGATTTCCGTCTTTCTCTTCACCGTATTTACCTTGGTTGTCATCTTCGGCTCACTGATGTATGTCATTGAGGGCGGAGAAAATGGGTTTACCAGCATCCCGCGCAGCATCTACTGGGCAATCGTGACCATGACCACGGTCGGATACGGGGATATTTCGCCGCAGACCATAGTTGGTCAGGCATTTTCTTCAATAGTGATGATTCTCGGTTATGGAATTATCGCCGTGCCCACAGGTATTGTAACGGTGGAAATGTCGCAGGCTTTCAGCCGTAAGGTATCAACGCAGACCTGTCTGCAATGTAGCGCTGAGGGGCACGATACAGATGCCAAGTACTGTAAATTCTGCGGGGCAGAACTGTAA
- a CDS encoding aconitate hydratase: MGQTVAEKILAAHLIEGELKKGEEIGLRIDQTLTQDATGTMAYLEFEAIGIPRVQTELSVSYVDHNMLQSDFKNADDHIFLQGTARKFGLHFSPPGNGICHQVHLERFGVPGKTLLGSDSHTPTGGGMGMLAMGAGGLDVAMAMAGKPFYLVMPKIYGIKLTGKLQPWVAARDVLLEVLRQLTVKGGVGFVMEYFGPGVAELSLTDRATITNFGAELGATSSVFPSDENTRKYLAAQGREEQWQELVADADAEYDQVLEIDMSTLEPMIACPSSPDNVVKVSEVAGRPLAQVLIGSCTNSSLRDLTAVAKIMEGRDVHRDVSFEINPGSRQVIENLTDQGDVMPLLKAGARIHQSGCLGCIGMGQAPPTGMNSLRTVSRNFPGRSGNKGDQVYLCSPEVAAASAVKGVITDPRDLGEYPTFELPATYLAGDERIEKPLAEEESAKVDIVRGPNIAPFPEFKPLPDIWKGKVVLKLADNITTDHIMPAGAAILPLRSNIPAISEYVFSQVTDSFSADIKAITDSGSFGAVIGGDNYGQGSSREHAALAPRYLGVQVKLVKSFARIHKANLINFGILPLTFVNPDDYDKVEQGSEIVIPGIREAVASGAETLTLEIDGKPVQARCELSKRHREIMVAGGLLNWAR, from the coding sequence ATGGGACAAACCGTTGCGGAAAAAATACTGGCTGCTCATCTGATTGAGGGCGAATTGAAAAAAGGTGAAGAAATCGGGCTGCGTATTGATCAGACCCTGACCCAGGATGCCACCGGCACCATGGCCTATCTGGAGTTCGAGGCTATCGGTATTCCTCGTGTCCAGACCGAGCTGTCAGTGAGCTATGTAGATCATAATATGCTCCAGTCGGATTTTAAAAACGCTGACGATCATATATTCCTCCAAGGAACGGCCCGTAAATTCGGTCTCCATTTTTCACCGCCCGGCAACGGTATCTGTCATCAGGTCCATCTGGAGCGCTTCGGTGTTCCCGGCAAAACCCTGCTGGGTTCTGATTCCCACACCCCCACCGGCGGCGGTATGGGCATGCTGGCCATGGGCGCAGGCGGGTTGGATGTGGCTATGGCTATGGCTGGAAAACCCTTTTATCTGGTTATGCCGAAAATCTACGGCATCAAGCTCACTGGTAAATTGCAGCCCTGGGTGGCAGCCCGTGATGTCCTGCTGGAAGTCCTGCGTCAGCTCACGGTCAAGGGCGGGGTAGGGTTTGTTATGGAGTATTTCGGACCGGGCGTGGCCGAGCTGAGCCTGACTGATCGGGCCACCATCACCAACTTTGGTGCTGAGCTGGGAGCTACCTCTTCCGTCTTCCCTTCAGATGAGAACACCAGGAAATATCTGGCTGCTCAGGGCCGGGAAGAGCAATGGCAGGAGCTGGTAGCTGATGCCGATGCCGAGTACGACCAGGTGCTGGAGATTGATATGTCCACCCTAGAGCCCATGATCGCCTGTCCCTCATCCCCGGACAATGTGGTCAAGGTCAGCGAGGTCGCGGGCAGACCTCTGGCGCAGGTGCTGATCGGCTCCTGTACCAACTCTTCCCTCCGTGACCTGACCGCTGTGGCAAAGATCATGGAAGGTCGGGACGTGCATCGTGATGTGAGTTTCGAGATAAATCCGGGTAGTCGTCAGGTTATTGAGAACCTCACCGATCAAGGCGATGTTATGCCGCTGCTCAAGGCCGGGGCGCGGATTCATCAATCTGGCTGTCTCGGTTGTATCGGCATGGGCCAAGCTCCGCCCACCGGCATGAATTCTCTGCGAACTGTTTCGAGAAATTTCCCTGGACGATCTGGCAATAAGGGCGATCAGGTTTATTTATGCAGTCCAGAAGTTGCTGCGGCTTCAGCCGTCAAGGGCGTGATTACCGATCCCCGAGATCTGGGTGAATATCCTACCTTTGAGCTGCCTGCGACCTATCTTGCCGGTGATGAGCGGATCGAAAAGCCCTTGGCAGAGGAAGAAAGTGCCAAGGTGGACATCGTGCGCGGACCCAATATTGCTCCCTTTCCGGAATTCAAGCCGCTGCCGGATATCTGGAAGGGCAAGGTGGTTTTGAAATTGGCTGATAATATCACCACCGACCATATTATGCCTGCTGGCGCAGCGATCCTGCCCTTGCGCAGTAATATTCCTGCCATCAGCGAGTATGTGTTCTCTCAGGTGACAGATAGTTTTTCTGCGGATATAAAGGCAATCACTGACTCGGGCTCTTTCGGAGCGGTGATCGGTGGTGATAACTACGGTCAGGGCTCCAGCCGGGAGCATGCTGCCTTGGCACCGCGTTATCTCGGGGTGCAGGTCAAGCTTGTCAAGAGCTTTGCCCGGATTCACAAGGCCAACCTGATTAACTTCGGTATCCTGCCCCTGACCTTTGTCAATCCTGATGATTACGATAAGGTGGAACAGGGAAGCGAGATAGTTATTCCCGGCATTCGCGAGGCTGTGGCCTCCGGTGCAGAGACCCTTACCCTGGAAATAGACGGTAAGCCTGTTCAGGCCCGTTGTGAGCTTTCCAAACGGCATCGAGAGATCATGGTCGCTGGTGGTCTGCTGAACTGGGCCAGGTAG